In Deltaproteobacteria bacterium, the sequence GCCGGCTTAGCTATATTGCCGTGAACCAGCAAGATCTTCAGAATTTGTAAGATTTAATTATAATTAACTTTGTCGGAATAAGCTACATCTTTAATTCTTCCTGGAGACAGTTGTGAAATATCAGGGAAGCATCGCGGTCACCTAGGTAACCGAAGCGCACTCCTACCTGAGTTATGTCACCCGGTTTGGCCACCACCTCAATGCGTACCAGTGTACCGTCGGCCTGGGTGGCTTCAATCTTTCCAGACAAGGGATCATGCTTCCTTTCCACGGTCTTCAGTCGCAGTTGTTCGACCGTAGCTAAAGTGGCTTCCCAGGTGTGGGTATAAGGATAAGGGTATTCCTTAATCATAGTGCCTTCCAGCCATTTATAGCCCGCCACCCCGGCACCAGCGCCTATGGTGGCAGCAGTGAACCAGCAGCCGTTGGCCCAAAAACAGCACAAAATTAATCCTAAAATCCGTTTCGGAAGTTTATCTAACATCTCCACCTCTCCCCTTTTTAGGCCGTAATGGCGCATTTATGCCATGATTTCGCACAGCTGTCAATAAAATTCCCGGGACTTGTTATAACTTAGAATTTTTAGGGGCTTAACCCTAGCGGATCGGTTGCTGTTTCTTCCCAAAATCACAATAGGGCAGCAAAGG encodes:
- a CDS encoding DUF3568 family protein, which gives rise to MLDKLPKRILGLILCCFWANGCWFTAATIGAGAGVAGYKWLEGTMIKEYPYPYTHTWEATLATVEQLRLKTVERKHDPLSGKIEATQADGTLVRIEVVAKPGDITQVGVRFGYLGDRDASLIFHNCLQEELKM